The following proteins are co-located in the Macadamia integrifolia cultivar HAES 741 chromosome 3, SCU_Mint_v3, whole genome shotgun sequence genome:
- the LOC122074261 gene encoding cytochrome P450 94A2-like, giving the protein MGWDDCPKAAERSPRGKGDVRWKDASTMVQLELLTSLLLFILPFFFFIIIIKTCFTYAINCNKSSSPPTKLPRSYPLIGSTLTLVANMERSNQWITELLQNTTATHNGTIILDQSLGYRQLITTNLLNVQHILKTQFYIYPKGDIFRDGLSSFLGSGIFNADGEKWKFQRQISSHAFNTKSLRKFIETAVEVEPHNRLLPLLSMTTTQKSVLDLQDKLQRFAFDNICKSAFGFDPNYLSPSFPQPETEFAVAFEAATLLSTMRLGSIFRWIWKLKRALDIGSEKQLRIAVSKVREFATNIGSFLQ; this is encoded by the exons ATGGGTTGGGATGACTgcccaaaggctgctgagagaAGTCCCAGGGGAAAGGGGGATGTCAGATGGAAGGATGCTTCGACAA TGGTACAGCTTGAGCTTTTAACTTCCCTTCTCCTCTTcattcttccattcttcttcttcatcatcatcatcaagacTTGCTTCACTTATGCAATTAATTGCAACAAATCATCATCTCCTCCAACAAAGCTGCCCAGATCCTATCCTTTAATAGGCTCAACTCTCACTCTAGTCGCAAACATGGAGCGATCCAATCAATGGATCACAGAGCTTCTTCAAAACACTACAGCAACTCATAATGGAACCATCATCCTTGACCAATCTCTTGGCTATCGCCAACTCATAACTACCAATCTCCTTAACGTCCAACACATTCTTAAGACGCAATTCTACATATACCCAAAAGGCGATATCTTTCGAGATGGCCTCTCTAGTTTTCTTGGTTCTGGAATCTTTAATGCCGATGGAGAGAAATGGAAGTTCCAGAGACAGATCTCCAGCCATGCTTTTAATACCAAATCTCTCCGGAAATTCATCGAGACAGCGGTGGAGGTCGAGCCCCATAATcgccttcttcctctcctctccatGACCACTACTCAAAAATCCGTTCTTGATCTGCAAGACAAACTTCAGAGATTTGCATTTGATAATATCTGCAAAAGTGCATTTGGGTTTGACCCAAATTATCTTTCCCCTTCATTCCCACAACCAGAAACAGAATTTGCAGTCGCATTTGAAGCAGCTACACTACTAAGTACTATGCGACTTGGTTCAATATTCCGATGGATATGGAAATTGAAAAGGGCACTCGATATTGGGTCTGAGAAGCAATTGAGAATAGCAGTTTCAAAAGTTCGTGAATTCGCAACTAATATT GGCAGCTTCTTGCAGTAA
- the LOC122072764 gene encoding thioredoxin reductase NTRC-like: MGERIGVGTLTHRVAMASPSHPTFSKAFSTLNSLNFVTWKRTFGLNSVRIRLSIVSPLPVRASVSTEELPTSSATFKGVENLVIVGSGPAGYTAAIYSARANLKPLVFEGYQVGGSPGGQLMTTTEVENFPGFPDGITGPDLMDRMRKQAERWGAELYQEDVEYIDVKSNPFTIRSSEREVKCHSVIVATGATAKRLRLPHEDEFWSRGISACAICDGASPLFKGQVLAVVGGGDTATEEALYLTKYARHVHLLVRRDQLRASKAMQDRVFNNPNVTLHFNTEPVDVVGNTKGQMSGILVKKVDTGEESVIEAKGLFYGIGHTPNSQLLEGQIELDRAGYVVVKEGTAKTSVEGVFAAGDVQDHEWRQAITAAGSGCVAALSVERYLVSNNMLVEFHQPQTEEVEKKLTDRDVHEGFDISLTKHKGQYALRKLYHESPRLICVLYTAPTCGPCRTLKPILSKVIDEFDQNVHFVEIDIEEDQEIAEAAGIMGTPCVQFFKNKEMLRTVSGVKMKKEYKEFIEANK, encoded by the exons ATGGGTGAGAGGATAGGAGTCGGAACCTTAACTCACAGAGTGGCTATGGCTTCTCCCTCTCATCCTACCTTCTCTAAAGCCTTCTCTACCCTCAACAGCCTCAACTTCGTCACTTGGAAACGCACCTTTGGGCTCAACTCCGTTAGAATTCGCCTATCCATCGTCTCCCCTCTCCCAGTCAGAGCTTCTGTATCCACAGAGGAACTTCCAACCTCCTCAG CTACGTTCAAGGGCGTCGAGAATTTGGTGATTGTAGGTTCAGGCCCTGCTGGATATACGGCAGCAATATATTCGGCCCGGGCGAATTTGAAGCCTCTTGTATTTGAAGGTTATCAAGTAGGTGGTTCTCCTGGAGGTCAGTTGATGACTACCACAGAAGTGGAGAACTTCCCTGGATTTCCTGATGGGATAACTGGGCCGGATTTGATGGATCG GATGCGGAAGCAAGCCGAGCGTTGGGGAGCAGAACTCTACCAAGAAGATGTGGAATATATTGATGTGAAAAGCAATCCTTTTACCATAAGAAGTAGTGAACGTGAG GTAAAGTGCCACAGTGTTATTGTAGCCACAGGAGCTACTGCAAAAAGGCTCAGGTTACCTCATGAAGATGAATTTTGGAGTAGAGGAATTAGTGCTTGTGCAATTTGTGATGGGGCATCACCACTGTTTAAGGGGCAAGTTCTTGCTGTAGTTGGGGGAGGCGATACAGCTACTGAGGAAGCATTGTATCTTACTAAATATGCCCGTCATGTTCATTTACTTGTTCGAAGAGACCAACTAAGGGCATCTAAAGCAATGCAAGATAG AGTTTTCAACAATCCAAATGTTACCTTGCACTTCAATACAGAGCCCGTGGATGTCGTTGGGAATACTAAAGGCCAGATGTCTGGGATTTTAGTTAAGAAGGTTGACACAGGAGAGGAATCAGTCATTGAAGCTAAAGGTTTATTCTATGGCATAGGTCACACTCCGAACAGTCAGTTGTTAGAAGGGCAAATTGAACTTGATAGAGCTGGTTATGTGGTGGTGAAGGAAGGTACTGCAAAAACTTCTGTAGAAGGCGTCTTTGCAGCTGGAGATGTACAG GATCATGAATGGAGGCAAGCCATAACTGCCGCTGGATCAGGTTGTGTAGCTGCTTTATCAGTTGAGAGATATCTTGTGAGCAATAACATGCTTGTTGAGTTTCACCAG CCCCAAACTGAagaggttgagaagaaactcACAGATAGAGATGTACATGAGGGTTTTGATATATCTCTTACAAAGCACAAGGGTCAG TATGCTCTGAGGAAGTTGTATCATGAAAGTCCAAGACTTATATGTGTGCTATATACAGCACCAACATGTGGTCCATGTAGGACCTTGAAGCCTATTTTAAGCAAG GTGATAGACGAATTCGATCAAAATGTGCACTTTGTTGAAATCGACATTGAGGAAGATCAAGAGATTGCAGAGGCAGCCGGGATTATGGGTACTCCATGTGTGCAGTTTTTCAAGAACAAAGAAATGCTCAG GACTGTATCAGGggtgaaaatgaaaaaagagtaCAAAGAATTCATTGAGGCTAATAAATAG